Within the Camelus dromedarius isolate mCamDro1 chromosome 9, mCamDro1.pat, whole genome shotgun sequence genome, the region TGTCAGATGGGGGCCCTTGAACATAAAGAACTTTGTATatttcctggcacatggtaaacattaaataaacaatggctattttaatattattagtaCTAGTATTAGTATTATATCTCAGATATAATAGCTCCATCAAAGGTTTCAGAGGTCCCAGCTCGTCACCAAACTGCATTAATTGTGGGGAATTACTTTGGCTAAAGTTTAGCTCTataactgaaagagaaaataaaacaaaaatatcccaGGCTCCCTAAGGAATTGCTCTGGAAGAATACAGGTTTCTCTCACTCTCCATTCCCTTCCGGACCATGAAGCGTTAAACCTTATCTAAGAACGTAAGGgacaaatatttcactttcaaaaCCTCTGTTGTTGTTTCCTGTTGCTGAAAGGGTGATGTTCTGGGAGAGGATGGGGGTCTGTGAGTTTTTGCCTCTGAGCTCCTTCCTGGGGGTAAGAATGGGCAATTCAGGAAGGGATGGGCTCAGGATGGAACAGGAGAGCTGTTGCATGTTGCTAAGGGCAGTACTAGAATTTGCAGCTTTCACAGAGGCAGCAGTCTTAGCttcttgcaggaacttcaaacccaaaaTGTCTGTGGGGCTGGGCAGGTAGTAAAATGAGGAACGCTAGGGTATAGAAAAATTATGTGCCTTTCATGGTCTGTCTTTCCTTGTCCTACTTTTGATGAAGACTTGGGCTCAGGGGAAAATACCCTTAGTATAAGAAAAATAGAAGGGCAACTGACATGGCCACAGGGTCCAGGAGCACCAGGAAGTGGAGGGGATGGCAGAGAACTGGGTAGTCTCACCCTGGCCTGTCCCATATCAAGGGGGCAGCCACTGCTCAGGCTTTGTCCATTGTTATCCTGGGGGAACACCATCCAGTGAGGCCAGACCTTCTGAGTCACCTGAGAGAGCATCGAAAAGCGGGTTTGGGTGTGTAATTTCCCgatttttaaatgttgcctctaatttttaaaaacaccatgtAGACATTGAGCCTAAGATGCCTTTGATTACAAGACATTCTGATATTTAATAAGCTACTAATAAAGAACAAAAGGCCTGTCAATTAAACTACAACAAGCTATTGATTACAAGACAAATATCAATTCCAAAGATGtcacaatgtgaaaaaaaatgtgcatctAAGAATCCATGAAATACTGTATATAATAATACTACACCTTGTGCAGTTCCCAACCTACACAACTGTACAGAGCAGCTCTTATGATGCCATCCTGGGCCATTGGAGGACTTAGAAGCCACCAGGAGGTTTCTACTTGGGTCATATCTATGAACACCCAAGTCCCTTGAAGAGTAATCCCTCTTTGATCTTTATCTGGACCAGCAATGAGTCAAGGCAGCAAAGAGGAAAATGTGGCCCAATTTGCTCCTATGGGTCACTAGGTCACTAATGGTGATACCAAGGCCCCCAAAATGGTGGTTTAGTAGGCATGGTGGCAGAGATGGCTTCATAATGGATTTTGGTTCCTTCCAGGGACAGAAGCCACTAGGAGAAGTCTCACACCTGATTTTATAtgttgtccaaggtcacatagctgggtAGACGCTGAACCCCCTTACCCCATTCCCAGTGCCCCTTCTCCTGCTGACTGTAAaagtccctgcccctctgccccaggggtCCCCAGTGCTGCCCCAGGAAGTCTTGGCCCCTCTCTTGTTCCATCCTCTCTGGTTGCTGAGCCTGCCCTAGGAAAAGCAACTTTATTTGATTCTCAACTTCTctattttattaggaaaatacaaaatggCACAGACATTGGTGATAGGGTTGGAAAAGCAAAAGGATCAACCAACCAACTCCTTCCAAAGTCCTCCCCAAATTGTCTTTGTCCCTGTCCTGCTTGGGGGAACTCACAAAGTCTGTGGAAGGGGGACTCACTGCCCCCAGCTGCTTCCTCACAGAGGGGAGCCCCACAGGTGCCCTCCTTCTTGAAGGCTCCCAGCCAAGAGGGGCCCAAAAAAGTGCATTCAGACCTGCAGTCCTTCTCTCTGAGCTGTCAGAGTGCCCCCAACTCTAGCCAGGCCCAAACATCCATGCCATGCCCTGCAGGGGGTTGCAGGAGGGCCAGGTGGGCAGGGCGATGCGGCCCCCTCTCTCTGTGGACCCAAGCTGTATGTGCTTTCTCTTAGCACTCATCTGCAAAAAAGTGTCAGCCATACCTGGGGGAAGCCTAGGCCATGGGAGGCTCCTCTGGTGGGGGGCAAAGAACTCCTTCAGAGAAAATTAGAGGCAGATGGGGAGCTATGGCCTGGGACCCTGAGGGGTAAGACCTGCAAGTCCAGCTCTGGCCGGGGGGTGCTGACCCACCCAGCGAGACTCCGGCCCCATCCAGGCCTGCCCTTGTCATTGGCAGCCAAAAACGGAACCCCAGACTTTATGTCCACAacttcccctccccagccagtcCCTCTGCACAGGAACCTCTGGTTTCCACGGTGGATTCTGATCTCATAGAAAACATCACGGAAATTCCTGGCCCTGCCTGTGGTAGGGGtgaaggggagggcaggaggtctCGGAGTGCAGAGAACAGTGTATTTGGGAAGCAGGAAAGGTGGAAGGGGACCCAGGCCACATGAAAGAAAGAGCAAATGTCCCTAACGAAGGAGGGTGGCTGGTCCCTGCAGCTGCTCCCCGGCTCCTTTCCCGGAGCTTGCgggcctcccctcctccttcatcctgtcACTTGTTGCTTGCGGGGCTGTCTCAGTGTCCCTTTGAGCCAGGCAGACACAGGGAGGGGCTGTTCTCAAAGCCAGGGAGGTGCCTACAGAGTTGGTCTCTGCCCCTCAAGTGCCCCAGCCCAGTCCCCTCCCAGGGGGCCCTCAGTGCTGACTCCCGCAGTAGGGCAGGCCCTGCGCTACCAAATCTCTCCTTTGCAGGCCCACCAGGTCACAGCGTTCACCAACTTGCCAGTCTCATCAGTTGGTAGAGCTGGCTAAGGTGCTCTGCTGATGAAGGTTATACGACTGCGCCCAGGGTCTGGGGAAAGGGGTCTCTGGATCAGTGAGTGATGCCTACCAGAAGTATGGGTTATTGCCACATATTTGCCATCCCTCTTCacttttacagatgggaaacgaGGTACGAATGCCTTGGTGGGCCTGGGACTAGACCCGCAGCCTTCATGCTCATAGTCAATGTTCCTCCACCACATGGCACAGattgaggagggaaaaaaatcagagccaCCAGATAACTTCATCTTCCATTCTCATGATGTCTAACTGAGAGCAGATCCTCTGCTGGGAGCAGTCCCAGGAAACACACCATACTAGCCTCATGCAAGAAAAGATAGGCCCCCGGCTGGGGAGAAGGGGTCTGTACAAGGGGTCAGGGAGCTAGCACCGCAGGTAGCTGGGGTGACTGGCAACCGCAGCCGGAGCCAAAAGACATGATCAAGTctgagggagggggcagaagggGCCTGGCCTGAGGCTTGTTTATGAGATGGGATGACCATGGTACCCACAGGGGGACGGTGATCAGAGGAGCTGGGTGGTCAATGAAATAATTGTTCACTGGGGCTGGCATGGTGTCTAAGGGACCCTCTCTAAACAGCCAACAGCAGAGGGGAGTTTTCTGACTCGGGACGTTGGAGTGAGTTGTGGAGGCCACCCTCTTTGTCTCCAGCAGGTCAGGAACGGCCAAGAGTGGCCTCCAGGAGCTGAGAACAGTCCAACCTGGAGGATCCCACCTCCCTGTTCCAATCATCCCAGCTCAGGCCAGGCCCTTGGGTGAGGGTGGGTGTGAAAATGGACAACCCCAGGAAGCTGAATCTAGCAACTGGACGCAGGCAGGTGGGCAGCTCACACTGGCACCAGGACATATGTGTTACTGCCACAGCTCCGGGGGACATAGCAAAGCCCATTTATCGTGTCCCCTGCCGTCTTGCGGGGGCAGCCCTGCAGTCTCTGGTAGGCAAACATGGCCAACCCCAGGCAGAACAGGAGACCAAGGAAGGCCAACAGCCCCACTGCCTGCCTCCGGGTGGCTGCCTGGGAGTCGGGAATGCCCAGCCTCTGGGGGTCCACTGTGGTGTGAATGGGCTCCTCGGCTCTGGGGGCCATGCTGCCCAACAGCAGGGGATCCATGCTGGGGGCCCCTTCGGAGGAGACAGGGACCACGAAGATGTCCGGCGTGCTGCCAGTCCCCACAAAAGCATCCATGGGAGTTGAAATGGGACCCATCTCGTTGGGCCCTAGAGAGTTCTCTGGAGTGGGGTACTGTGTCTTGATCCACACAGGTTGGCCTTCAGACCCGGTGTTGTTCTCCAGGGCTGCATGTGAAATAGTAGGGGCCTGGGTGGAGGAGGCCTGGGTGGAgggggcctgggtggggagggtctgGGTGGCGGGGGTCTGGGTGGagggggcctgggtggggggggcctgggtggagggggcctgggtgggggggGCCTGGGTGGAGGGGGCCTCAGAGGCTTTCTCCTTAGCCCAGAGGCCTGACCCAGGTTGGTAGGCAGTAGAACTCTGCCAAGacgtggtggtggtgatggcagcCTCGTTGAAAAGTTCAGTTCTCTCGGGCCTTCCATCTGGAGCCTCTGATGTGGAGGGGGATCTGGTTCCCCTGGAATCAGCCACTTCTGTTGGCAGCTCTGGGGAAGTCTCGAAggccctctgtgcctcctggcTACTGCTTTCACCTGTGACTTTGGTCTGGGAGACGGCAGACCTGTCCATTCCTCTGGTGGCTGGGGTGGTCGCGGGCTCACTCGTACCGATTTGCCTCTCAAACGTGCCGCCATTTTGAGCCGGAGCAGCAGTCTGGCGGTCTAGATACTCCATGGCTTTCTGGACCCATTCCTCCTTTGGGTCAGCACAGATTAATAGTCCCTTCACAGTTGTCAAGCTGCAAGGAAAGAAGATAGGGACCCAGATGCTCAGATGCCATACAGAGTAGGGGCACCATGCAAATGCTCCGCAGAGCTGGCTGGAAATCCTCCCCccaccacttattagctgtgagCTGTGAGCTTCTTCGCTGGAGCAGCT harbors:
- the CX3CL1 gene encoding fractalkine, producing MALPPLSWLLRLAAFCHLTMLLAGQQRGVNKCSIQCSKMTTSKIPVNRLVQYQRNQESCNRRAIILTTVKGLLICADPKEEWVQKAMEYLDRQTAAPAQNGGTFERQIGTSEPATTPATRGMDRSAVSQTKVTGESSSQEAQRAFETSPELPTEVADSRGTRSPSTSEAPDGRPERTELFNEAAITTTTSWQSSTAYQPGSGLWAKEKASEAPSTQAPPTQAPSTQAPPTQAPSTQTPATQTLPTQAPSTQASSTQAPTISHAALENNTGSEGQPVWIKTQYPTPENSLGPNEMGPISTPMDAFVGTGSTPDIFVVPVSSEGAPSMDPLLLGSMAPRAEEPIHTTVDPQRLGIPDSQAATRRQAVGLLAFLGLLFCLGLAMFAYQRLQGCPRKTAGDTINGLCYVPRSCGSNTYVLVPV